One window from the genome of Garra rufa chromosome 1, GarRuf1.0, whole genome shotgun sequence encodes:
- the LOC141338052 gene encoding uncharacterized protein has product MSDSELQVQFMKLDNLVDHHELSDELQSLDDLLGELQKQEEAAPVKTPEPRVHWRKRDIDGTIVYARPRSSRNQSNKADHVRKTDRPINAPDTNCEVTFAPETVECFLQDLQHSLSDTSDDEASPPGNSRDALLASSNWSIRQSLFAERWRAERPRLVNTAVAQENVAPHICQQCGSNPAAVRCCDCRPRPFFCADCDVRMHTRHVLHNRDAMTAGFYQPLPPTTFVVDKALSHCVRLVPVEIPDNICSCSPESLRVNPGKNVAVITMNGRYDLSMPELRGIPSHLEWAT; this is encoded by the exons ATGAGTGATTCAGAACTCCAAGTACAGTTTATGAAGCTGGATAACCTGGTTGATCATCATGAACTCAGCGATGAGCTCCAGAGTCTTGATGACTTGCTTGGTGAGCTGCAGAAACAGGAGGAAGCAGCACCAGTAAAGACACCTGAACCAAGGGTGCATTGGAGAAAAAGAGACATTGATGGAACCATTGTCTATGCAAGACCAAGGTCAAGCAGGAATCAGTCAAATAAAG CTGATCACGTTCGGAAAACTGATCGTCCCATCAATGCTCCTGACACTAACTGTGAGGTGACCTTTGCTCCAGAGACTGTTG AGTGTTTTCTGCAAGATCTCCAGCACTCACTGAGCGATACCTCAGATGATGAGGCATCACCTCCTGGAAACTCAAGAGATGCTCTCCTAGCTTCCTCAAACTGGAGCATACGACAAAGTCTCTTTGCAGAGAGGTGGAGGGCAGAGAGACCCCGTCTGGTGAACACAGCTGTGGCACAAGAAAATGTGGCCCCacacatctgccaacagtgtgggagcAATCCAGCTGCTGTCCGTTGTTGTGACTGTCGACCACGCCCCTTCTTCTGTGCTGATTGTGATGTCCGCATGCACACCAGGCATGTTCTCCATAACCGAGATGCCATGACTGCTGGATTCTACCAGCCATTGCCTCCAACAACTTTTGTTGTAGATAAGGCTCTTTCCCATTGTG TACGGCTTGTACCTGTGGAGATTCCTGACAATATTTGCAGTTGTTCACCAGAGTCATTGAGGGTCAACCCAGGGAAGAATGTTGCTGTGATCACAATGAATG